The Phycisphaeraceae bacterium genome includes a window with the following:
- a CDS encoding metallophosphoesterase — protein MTPPLSRRTFLAGSTAAAAALLTGCDPITPPTPPPNTSGTTNPSKTNSLDAGAGFSFLHLTDMHVARRRKGHLGYQTCINEVSNLTPKPAFALMGGDLAFDGLYNAKSEFIDQIRLYKDASDQLPFPYHNCMGNHDILGWDRNRKVQPSDPDYGKKCIMDRLEWEKPFYSFDHQGWHFTILDCIHPITADHGQSWEPRIDDAQLQWLAHDLGRAADKPKVVMTHIALFCNIGQQNADPNAKAMSGMVIQNNRDLRHILERHNVTAVLQGHSHRAEVYQFNNIWYITSPAVSGAWWAGDFNGGAPGYTLLTTHGRDLHWDMRYFNWTPHLEPNDTLEKQRLKQRQDFLQQQADLAAKERTPT, from the coding sequence ATGACGCCACCCCTCTCCCGCAGAACCTTCCTCGCCGGATCCACCGCCGCCGCCGCCGCCCTCCTCACCGGCTGCGACCCCATCACACCCCCCACACCACCACCCAACACCTCCGGCACCACCAACCCCTCTAAAACCAACTCGCTAGATGCGGGGGCGGGGTTCTCCTTCTTGCACCTCACCGACATGCACGTCGCCCGACGCCGAAAAGGCCACCTCGGCTACCAGACCTGCATCAACGAAGTCAGCAACCTCACCCCCAAACCCGCCTTCGCCCTCATGGGCGGAGACCTCGCCTTCGACGGCCTCTACAACGCCAAGTCCGAGTTCATCGACCAGATTCGCCTCTACAAAGACGCCTCCGACCAGCTCCCCTTCCCCTACCACAACTGCATGGGCAACCACGACATCCTCGGCTGGGACCGCAACCGCAAAGTCCAACCCTCCGACCCCGACTACGGCAAAAAATGCATCATGGACCGCCTCGAATGGGAGAAGCCCTTCTACTCCTTCGACCACCAGGGCTGGCACTTCACCATCCTCGACTGCATCCACCCCATCACCGCCGACCACGGCCAGTCCTGGGAACCCCGCATCGACGACGCCCAACTCCAATGGCTCGCCCACGACCTCGGCCGCGCCGCCGACAAACCCAAAGTCGTCATGACCCACATCGCCCTCTTCTGCAACATCGGCCAGCAGAACGCCGACCCCAACGCCAAAGCCATGTCTGGCATGGTCATCCAGAACAACCGCGACCTCCGACACATCCTCGAACGACACAACGTCACCGCCGTCCTCCAGGGACACTCCCACCGCGCTGAGGTCTACCAGTTCAACAACATCTGGTACATCACCTCACCCGCCGTCTCCGGCGCCTGGTGGGCCGGCGACTTCAACGGCGGCGCCCCCGGCTACACCCTCCTGACCACCCATGGCCGCGACCTCCACTGGGACATGCGCTACTTCAACTGGACCCCACACCTCGAACCCAACGATACCCTCGAAAAACAACGCCTCAAACAACGCCAGGACTTCCTCCAACAACAAGCCGACCTCGCTGCCAAAGAACGCACCCCCACCTGA
- a CDS encoding DUF1559 domain-containing protein — translation MDSRNRVVSGVGGGRGGFTLIELLVVISIIALLIGILLPALGAARNSARVMQSSANQRSIGQAMHIYATGNKGEFPLWQKGRTASDPFGFSNDNAIAWYWTTRLIQLGIITTLDVYADPVWGQANTDFLDLNYDSSTQASADAGASNFRGFNRIHYGYNYVYVGSNVIAGTTDFVGAPDSAKKKVALNRWDAPQTRPARLEDIPSAGDVLLTTLSFNANPEGNDPDYVPAFEGEENGGHVVLDTADFVVTAAGFADARHNGDVQIAWVDGHVSSTSVPGASQSSERLVYSEDDTLERLTYSQDALGDRRSVLTSASGQRGGGTTTNDRQCVFDLNPANPGNN, via the coding sequence ATGGATTCGAGGAACCGTGTTGTGTCTGGCGTGGGTGGTGGCCGGGGCGGGTTTACGCTGATTGAGTTGCTGGTGGTGATTTCGATCATTGCGTTGCTGATTGGGATTCTGCTGCCGGCGTTGGGGGCGGCGCGGAACTCGGCGCGGGTGATGCAGTCGTCGGCGAATCAGAGGTCGATTGGTCAGGCGATGCATATTTATGCTACAGGAAACAAGGGGGAGTTCCCTTTGTGGCAGAAGGGGCGAACAGCCAGCGATCCTTTTGGATTCAGCAACGATAATGCCATTGCGTGGTATTGGACGACCAGGCTGATTCAGTTAGGCATCATTACTACGCTTGATGTTTACGCAGATCCTGTGTGGGGACAGGCGAACACGGACTTCCTTGACCTGAACTACGACTCAAGTACGCAGGCATCGGCCGATGCAGGCGCGTCCAACTTTCGAGGATTTAATCGTATTCACTACGGTTATAACTATGTTTACGTTGGCTCGAATGTGATCGCGGGGACGACGGATTTCGTCGGTGCCCCCGATTCGGCAAAGAAAAAAGTAGCATTGAATCGGTGGGATGCACCTCAGACGCGGCCTGCCAGGCTTGAAGATATTCCTTCTGCAGGGGATGTGCTGCTGACGACACTGAGCTTCAATGCGAACCCTGAGGGCAATGATCCGGATTACGTACCCGCTTTTGAAGGCGAAGAGAACGGTGGGCATGTCGTTCTCGATACCGCTGATTTTGTGGTAACCGCGGCTGGTTTTGCTGATGCACGTCACAATGGCGATGTTCAGATCGCCTGGGTTGATGGTCATGTCAGTTCTACCAGCGTGCCGGGCGCTTCTCAGAGTTCTGAGCGCCTTGTTTATTCTGAGGATGACACACTCGAGCGTTTGACTTATTCGCAGGATGCTTTGGGGGATCGTCGCTCGGTGCTGACCAGTGCTAGTGGTCAGCGTGGCGGGGGCACTACTACGAATGATCGTCAGTGTGTGTTTGATCTCAACCCGGCGAATCCTGGCAATAACTGA
- a CDS encoding prepilin-type N-terminal cleavage/methylation domain-containing protein, producing MKRDVVKRGGFTLIELLVVISIIALLIGILLPALGAARDSARTGQASANQRSIVQGMFIHATSNDMTFPLWQFSENTDANGENVMWSDPVRWFWTTKMVADGIIQDLNVYADPTFAANTDFLDKNLTTKVLVNTSSGQRGSASTTGLSAGESPLWERSFNKIHFGYNYVWVGSNISSWYSSCDGSEVPERTDVAGDQPAKYDSLRSAPDVMLTAPVRDPGLSGTAAYNGEEVGAHVILDYPSAGVTHAGLGHARHNGGMALGWADGHVSRIQVPGAEDDLTNHAIVYGPDGMGDARVTNNVRTGGQRGGGGTTITFDGPQNVFDLWPSNPGD from the coding sequence ATGAAGCGCGACGTGGTGAAGCGAGGCGGGTTTACGTTGATCGAGTTGCTGGTGGTGATTTCGATCATCGCGCTCTTGATTGGGATCTTGTTGCCGGCGTTGGGGGCGGCGCGGGATTCTGCGCGAACCGGGCAGGCGTCTGCGAACCAGCGGTCGATTGTCCAGGGCATGTTTATTCACGCGACGTCCAATGACATGACGTTTCCGCTTTGGCAGTTCAGTGAGAATACGGACGCTAATGGTGAGAACGTTATGTGGAGCGATCCGGTCCGCTGGTTCTGGACGACCAAGATGGTTGCCGATGGGATCATTCAGGATTTGAATGTTTATGCTGACCCGACGTTTGCTGCGAACACGGATTTTCTCGATAAAAATCTAACGACCAAGGTTCTCGTCAACACCAGCAGCGGCCAACGCGGCAGTGCATCCACCACGGGTTTGAGTGCCGGTGAGTCACCGCTTTGGGAGCGATCTTTTAACAAGATACATTTTGGCTACAATTACGTCTGGGTGGGCTCGAACATCTCGTCTTGGTATTCGAGTTGTGATGGTTCGGAAGTGCCTGAGCGAACAGATGTCGCGGGCGATCAGCCAGCGAAGTATGACTCACTACGGTCTGCACCGGATGTCATGCTCACTGCTCCAGTTCGTGATCCTGGCCTATCGGGTACAGCGGCGTATAACGGCGAAGAAGTTGGGGCACATGTCATTCTGGATTATCCGAGTGCTGGCGTGACCCATGCTGGTCTGGGACACGCCAGGCATAACGGCGGAATGGCTCTGGGGTGGGCGGACGGCCATGTCAGCCGGATTCAGGTGCCGGGTGCAGAGGATGATTTGACGAACCATGCGATCGTTTATGGGCCAGATGGTATGGGTGATGCTCGCGTGACGAATAACGTTCGGACTGGCGGTCAGCGTGGTGGGGGTGGGACCACGATCACTTTCGACGGGCCGCAGAATGTTTTTGATCTCTGGCCGTCCAACCCAGGTGACTGA
- the ispG gene encoding flavodoxin-dependent (E)-4-hydroxy-3-methylbut-2-enyl-diphosphate synthase, translating into MIHRRKTRQVTLGDDRVGFVKVGGDAPVSVQTMTAGYTWDVDTCVVEINRLAAAGADIVRVAVPEKKDTDALREIIPQVRVPIVADVHFHFQRALEAIEAGVHKIRLNPGNIQDREQVGQVIDACKERGLPIRIGVNEGSIIERRDKQKRMKELGGVFSGEKHGHFLAIMIAKLEEYLEIFYERDFYDVTISAKSPDPTLVIAAYTEISKRFDHPLHLGVTHAGPKETGTIRSIAPLAHLLASGIGDTVRISYANDPVFEVEDALELLYCLELRERKGVDLIACPTCGRIQVDLFTMVQEVRAKLQSEIELPIKVAVMGCIVNGPGEAEGADVAIFAGDRRGIIYVQGQKVANVPEEEILERLLEECKKFEAKVRAGEAKLGEKIVEILPPDPIGELGSGFDKIAAGGVEKLTNLTVSKG; encoded by the coding sequence ATGATCCACCGCAGAAAAACCCGTCAGGTGACGCTGGGCGACGACCGCGTCGGTTTTGTGAAGGTTGGGGGCGATGCTCCGGTTTCGGTACAGACGATGACCGCGGGGTACACGTGGGACGTGGATACCTGTGTCGTGGAGATCAACCGTCTTGCAGCGGCGGGGGCGGACATCGTGCGGGTGGCGGTTCCGGAGAAGAAGGACACGGACGCTTTGCGGGAGATCATTCCGCAGGTGCGGGTGCCGATCGTGGCGGATGTGCACTTTCATTTTCAGCGCGCGCTGGAGGCGATCGAGGCGGGGGTGCACAAGATCCGGCTGAATCCGGGGAACATTCAGGATCGGGAGCAGGTGGGGCAGGTGATTGATGCGTGCAAGGAGCGGGGGCTGCCGATCCGGATTGGGGTGAACGAGGGGTCGATCATTGAGCGTCGTGATAAGCAGAAGCGGATGAAGGAGTTAGGGGGCGTGTTCTCGGGGGAGAAGCACGGGCACTTCCTGGCGATCATGATTGCGAAGCTCGAGGAGTACCTGGAGATCTTCTACGAGCGGGATTTTTATGATGTGACGATCTCGGCGAAGAGCCCGGACCCGACGCTTGTAATTGCTGCTTATACCGAGATTTCCAAGCGTTTTGATCATCCGCTGCACTTGGGCGTGACTCATGCGGGGCCGAAGGAGACGGGGACGATCCGGTCGATCGCCCCGCTGGCGCACCTGCTGGCGTCGGGAATCGGGGACACGGTGCGGATCAGCTACGCGAATGATCCGGTGTTCGAGGTCGAGGATGCGCTGGAACTGCTTTATTGTCTGGAGCTTAGGGAGCGCAAGGGGGTGGACCTGATCGCGTGTCCGACGTGCGGGCGGATCCAGGTGGACCTGTTCACGATGGTGCAGGAGGTGCGGGCTAAGTTGCAGTCGGAGATCGAGTTACCGATCAAGGTGGCGGTGATGGGGTGCATCGTGAACGGGCCGGGCGAGGCGGAGGGTGCGGACGTCGCGATTTTCGCAGGTGACCGTCGGGGCATCATTTACGTTCAGGGGCAGAAGGTGGCGAACGTGCCGGAGGAAGAGATCCTGGAGCGGCTTCTGGAGGAGTGCAAGAAGTTCGAGGCGAAGGTGCGGGCGGGCGAGGCGAAGCTGGGGGAGAAGATCGTGGAGATTTTGCCGCCTGACCCGATCGGAGAGCTGGGTTCGGGGTTTGACAAGATCGCGGCGGGGGGCGTGGAGAAGCTCACAAACCTAACGGTGAGCAAGGGTTAG
- a CDS encoding class I mannose-6-phosphate isomerase, protein MDRPEIYPLRFQPIYKEKVWGGRTLEKLGRDLPGDATTQIGESWEITDLDQTSSSGGGGDPEHSVVANGPLMGQRIDQVIRDYADELMGTVAPSPEGGFPLLIKFLDARENLSLQVHPSEEYASKHPEAHLKSEAWYILDAEPGARIYKGLEEGVTEEHLRKAIAADSVRDMLVEVPVKKGDCHYLPSGTCHALGEGVLVAEVQTPSDTTFRVYDWGRQGRALHLDQAMQCIHFGPAQVSAYERKAPPIKYGQASTARLVTCEHFGIDRVYGPTGFEDSLAETNPTIWMILEGSGRFEIPGMETYPFAAGQTWLIPPYLGDGWAVLEEGSVWLEVTFGKTEPVRMA, encoded by the coding sequence ATGGACCGACCCGAAATCTACCCGCTCCGCTTCCAGCCGATTTACAAGGAAAAAGTCTGGGGCGGGCGCACGCTCGAAAAACTCGGCCGCGACCTCCCCGGCGACGCGACCACCCAGATCGGCGAATCCTGGGAAATCACCGACCTCGACCAGACCTCCAGCTCCGGCGGGGGCGGCGACCCCGAGCACTCCGTCGTCGCCAACGGCCCGCTCATGGGCCAGCGGATCGATCAGGTCATCCGCGACTACGCCGACGAACTCATGGGCACCGTCGCCCCCAGCCCCGAGGGCGGGTTCCCACTGCTCATCAAGTTCCTCGACGCCCGCGAGAACCTCTCCCTCCAGGTCCACCCTTCGGAAGAGTACGCCTCGAAGCATCCCGAAGCGCACCTCAAGTCCGAAGCCTGGTACATCCTCGACGCCGAGCCCGGCGCACGGATCTACAAGGGCCTCGAAGAGGGCGTGACCGAGGAGCACCTGCGCAAGGCGATCGCCGCGGACTCAGTACGCGACATGCTCGTCGAAGTCCCCGTGAAAAAGGGCGACTGCCACTACCTGCCCTCGGGCACCTGTCACGCGCTCGGCGAGGGCGTGCTGGTCGCCGAGGTCCAGACGCCATCCGACACCACCTTCCGCGTCTACGACTGGGGCCGCCAGGGCCGGGCCCTGCACCTGGATCAGGCGATGCAGTGCATCCACTTCGGCCCCGCCCAGGTTTCCGCGTATGAGCGCAAGGCCCCGCCGATCAAGTACGGCCAGGCCTCGACGGCGCGGCTGGTGACGTGCGAGCACTTCGGCATCGATCGTGTCTACGGCCCCACCGGCTTCGAGGACTCGCTCGCCGAGACCAACCCAACGATCTGGATGATCCTCGAAGGCTCCGGCCGCTTCGAGATCCCGGGCATGGAGACCTACCCCTTCGCCGCTGGCCAGACCTGGCTGATCCCCCCCTACCTCGGCGACGGCTGGGCCGTCCTCGAAGAAGGCTCGGTCTGGCTGGAAGTAACGTTCGGGAAGACGGAGCCGGTGAGGATGGCGTGA
- a CDS encoding MiaB/RimO family radical SAM methylthiotransferase translates to MNTEHPQTLPPAIFLETFGCQMNELDSQLVSDQLRALGYRFTDDWQQADVILYNTCSVREHAEQKVWSRVGILGDYKREHRPDLVLGVIGCMAERDGKDLVRRHPQVDLMAGPAELDKIPHLIDNVLRTQLTDRGGLRAAQIALQGDNQRRATTLQAARDSLELIDLARSFSPERDGRSAYVRITRGCNKYCTYCVVPFTRGREVHRPPASIVEEVRRLVDAGAVEVTLLGQTVNHYHFDTNAAVDVDGVTQPQIGSVIAPNRGTGGPSPVFAPGVTSFADLLRQIHDSVPDLQRLRFVTSFPRDFGDDILTTIRDCPRICPYLHLPVQSGSDRILAGMNRGYTVAQYRDLLERARRIIPGVEIATDIITGFPGETEDDHQATLDLLTESQFKNAYIFKYSARPGTVAFDKLEDDIPDTTKRRRNRELLDAQNAASAIVHARYIGRTVPVFVEGASRKEQKKQQRSRVELGWETPPTSTAVVEATTQLSGRTPTDLITLFDGDESLAGSIVNVRITGAAGLCLFGEMI, encoded by the coding sequence ATGAACACCGAACACCCCCAGACCCTCCCGCCGGCCATCTTCCTCGAGACCTTTGGCTGCCAGATGAACGAGCTCGACTCCCAGCTCGTCTCCGATCAGCTCCGCGCCCTGGGCTACCGCTTCACCGACGACTGGCAGCAGGCCGACGTGATTCTCTACAACACCTGCTCGGTCCGCGAGCACGCTGAGCAGAAGGTCTGGTCCCGTGTCGGGATCCTCGGCGACTACAAGCGCGAGCACCGCCCCGACCTGGTCCTCGGCGTCATCGGCTGCATGGCCGAGCGCGACGGCAAGGACCTCGTCCGCAGGCATCCCCAGGTCGATCTCATGGCCGGCCCCGCCGAACTCGACAAGATCCCCCACCTCATCGACAACGTCCTCCGCACCCAGCTCACCGACCGAGGCGGGCTCCGCGCCGCCCAGATCGCCCTCCAGGGCGACAACCAGCGCCGCGCCACCACCCTCCAGGCCGCCCGCGACTCGCTCGAACTGATCGACCTCGCACGCTCCTTCTCCCCCGAGCGCGATGGCCGCTCCGCTTACGTCCGCATCACCCGGGGCTGCAACAAGTACTGCACCTACTGCGTAGTCCCCTTCACCCGTGGCCGCGAAGTCCACCGCCCGCCCGCCTCGATCGTCGAGGAGGTCCGCAGGCTCGTGGATGCCGGCGCGGTCGAGGTCACGCTCCTTGGCCAGACCGTCAACCACTACCACTTCGACACCAACGCCGCCGTCGATGTCGATGGCGTCACTCAGCCCCAGATCGGCTCGGTCATCGCCCCCAACCGCGGCACCGGCGGGCCTTCGCCCGTCTTCGCCCCGGGCGTCACCTCCTTTGCCGACCTGCTCCGCCAGATCCACGACAGCGTCCCCGATCTCCAACGGCTCCGCTTCGTCACCTCCTTCCCACGAGACTTCGGCGACGACATCCTCACCACCATCCGCGACTGCCCGCGCATATGCCCCTACCTCCACCTGCCCGTCCAGTCCGGCTCCGACCGCATCCTCGCCGGCATGAACCGCGGCTACACCGTCGCCCAGTACCGCGATCTCCTCGAACGGGCCCGCCGAATCATCCCCGGCGTCGAGATCGCCACCGACATCATCACCGGCTTCCCAGGCGAAACCGAGGATGACCACCAGGCGACCCTCGACCTGCTCACCGAGTCGCAGTTCAAGAACGCCTACATCTTCAAGTACTCCGCCCGCCCCGGCACGGTCGCCTTCGACAAGCTCGAGGACGACATCCCCGACACGACCAAGCGCCGCCGCAACCGCGAGCTGCTGGACGCCCAGAACGCCGCCTCAGCGATCGTCCACGCCCGCTACATCGGCCGCACCGTCCCGGTCTTCGTCGAGGGTGCCTCCCGCAAGGAACAGAAGAAGCAGCAACGCAGCCGGGTCGAACTCGGCTGGGAGACCCCCCCCACATCAACAGCGGTTGTTGAGGCCACCACCCAACTCTCCGGCCGCACCCCCACCGACCTGATCACCCTCTTCGACGGCGACGAATCCCTCGCCGGGTCGATCGTCAACGTCAGGATCACCGGCGCGGCGGGGTTGTGTTTGTTTGGGGAGATGATCTAA
- a CDS encoding rhodanese-like domain-containing protein, whose product MKTSIWLSLSLILLTAPGCYFGINDEDLRNISAADVRERLQDEPDTTVLVDARSPGEFVSGRIPGALSRPLPKVTRFDRPLSDSEMIIVYGSDFNDDRTPAVAKRLMTYEFKKIRAFRGGVARWTETDGTLTAPEE is encoded by the coding sequence ATGAAGACCTCGATCTGGCTTAGCCTCTCCCTCATCCTCCTGACCGCCCCGGGCTGCTACTTCGGCATCAACGATGAGGACCTCCGCAACATCTCCGCCGCCGACGTCCGCGAGCGACTCCAGGATGAGCCCGACACCACCGTCCTCGTCGATGCCCGCTCACCCGGTGAGTTCGTGTCGGGTCGCATCCCCGGTGCCCTGAGCCGGCCGCTCCCCAAGGTCACCCGCTTCGATCGCCCGCTCTCCGACAGTGAGATGATCATCGTCTATGGCAGCGACTTCAACGATGACCGCACCCCCGCCGTGGCCAAACGCCTGATGACCTACGAGTTCAAGAAAATCCGGGCGTTCCGAGGAGGGGTCGCCCGCTGGACCGAGACCGATGGAACGCTCACCGCGCCGGAGGAATGA
- a CDS encoding serine hydrolase domain-containing protein, producing MSDGPLTRTGSVIREGIDAGHHLGAQVAVWPEKATTPTLVSLGDASLGVPMTHNHLLPWLSATKAVAAIAIAQLWELGRVGLDEQVIAYLPEFESYGKDVITLRHLLTHTGGFRAAPYDYPRDDWDTILQTIYDARLEPDWVPGHKAGYHITTSWFVLGEIIQRLSGQSFPEYVRSHIFEPLGMTDCHIGMSDTDYDSLTPRIAVVPDTARKDRSLRPWTTRPFLTGCSPASNGIGPARELVRLYKALVTGGALDNQRILDPEAIELFTARHRVNLYDHTFKATMDWGLGFILDSKDYGKEIVPYGYGPHASHYTFGHSGNQASAAFADAAHNLAVAILWNGTPGEPAHQDRVHRTLGALYEDLDLA from the coding sequence ATGTCTGATGGCCCTCTGACCAGAACTGGCAGCGTCATCCGAGAGGGCATCGACGCTGGCCATCACCTTGGCGCTCAGGTCGCCGTCTGGCCCGAGAAGGCGACGACCCCGACCCTCGTCTCACTCGGCGACGCCAGCCTCGGCGTCCCCATGACCCACAACCACCTGCTCCCATGGCTCTCAGCGACCAAGGCCGTCGCCGCCATCGCGATCGCCCAACTCTGGGAACTCGGCCGCGTGGGTCTTGATGAGCAGGTCATCGCTTATCTCCCCGAGTTCGAGTCGTATGGCAAAGACGTCATCACGCTCCGCCACCTGCTGACTCACACCGGCGGCTTCCGCGCTGCACCCTACGACTACCCCCGCGACGACTGGGACACCATCCTCCAGACCATCTACGACGCCCGTCTCGAACCCGACTGGGTCCCCGGACACAAGGCCGGGTACCACATCACCACGTCCTGGTTCGTGCTTGGCGAGATTATCCAGCGTCTCTCAGGCCAGTCGTTCCCCGAGTACGTTCGCAGTCATATCTTCGAGCCGCTGGGCATGACCGATTGCCACATCGGGATGAGCGACACCGACTACGACTCGCTCACCCCGCGAATCGCGGTCGTCCCCGATACCGCCAGAAAAGACAGGTCGCTTCGACCCTGGACAACCCGCCCGTTCCTGACCGGCTGTTCCCCGGCGAGCAACGGCATCGGGCCGGCCCGCGAGCTGGTCCGCTTGTACAAGGCTCTGGTCACGGGCGGTGCCCTCGACAACCAGCGCATCCTCGACCCCGAAGCCATCGAGCTGTTCACCGCTCGACACCGGGTCAACCTCTACGACCACACCTTCAAGGCGACCATGGACTGGGGACTCGGCTTCATCCTCGACTCCAAGGACTACGGCAAGGAGATCGTTCCCTACGGCTACGGCCCCCACGCCTCGCACTACACCTTCGGGCACTCGGGCAATCAGGCCTCCGCCGCCTTCGCCGATGCCGCCCACAATCTCGCCGTCGCGATACTCTGGAACGGCACGCCGGGCGAGCCGGCCCACCAGGACCGCGTCCACCGCACCCTCGGAGCCCTCTATGAAGACCTCGATCTGGCTTAG
- the nuoF gene encoding NADH-quinone oxidoreductase subunit NuoF, with protein sequence MPLSEPVLFKRIPTHPWGDPKDRRYISYDEYVATGGYKGLEHALSLEPKAVVDLVKASELRGRGGAGFPAGMKWGFLPPEDGGRRYLAINADESEPGTFKDQLLIQFDPQIVIEGIAICMHACRLDTAYFYIRGEYHHHRDAFLKAIEEANANGVFGPDSRMGKINDRWPELHLHRGAGAYICGEETGLLESLEGKRGWPRIKPPFPAVAGAFGRPTIINNVETLAVVTPILERGSEGPNWFKSMGVPRAEGAPPTVPASYGPKLYGISGHVNRPGVYEDELGLKVCDLIENQAQGMRGGKKFKAAVPGGISMGILGTDQYDAVLDFDIGKKYACLGLGTAGVIVMDEDTDMVAVLRNIVRFFSHESCGQCTPCREGTNWMYRMLTRIEEGDGTTRDLDLLLELASSMGSMPGTTICGLADGANWAVRTIVNKFWDDFASRVTKQKYVSLAVVGSA encoded by the coding sequence ATGCCCCTGAGCGAACCCGTCCTCTTCAAACGCATCCCAACCCATCCCTGGGGTGACCCTAAGGACCGCCGCTACATCAGCTACGACGAATACGTCGCGACCGGCGGCTACAAGGGTCTCGAACACGCGTTGTCGCTCGAACCCAAGGCTGTCGTGGACCTGGTTAAAGCATCGGAGCTTCGCGGACGTGGTGGTGCTGGCTTCCCTGCGGGGATGAAGTGGGGCTTCCTCCCGCCCGAGGATGGCGGTCGCCGCTACCTCGCTATCAACGCTGACGAGTCCGAGCCCGGTACGTTCAAGGATCAACTGCTGATCCAGTTCGACCCGCAGATTGTCATCGAGGGCATCGCGATCTGCATGCACGCCTGCCGACTCGACACCGCGTATTTCTACATCCGCGGCGAGTATCACCACCACCGTGACGCCTTCCTCAAAGCGATCGAGGAGGCCAACGCCAACGGCGTCTTCGGCCCCGACTCGCGCATGGGTAAGATCAATGACCGCTGGCCCGAGCTTCACTTGCACCGCGGCGCCGGTGCCTACATCTGCGGCGAAGAGACCGGGCTCCTTGAGTCTCTCGAAGGCAAACGTGGCTGGCCACGCATCAAGCCCCCCTTCCCCGCCGTCGCCGGCGCTTTTGGTCGCCCCACCATCATCAACAACGTCGAGACCCTCGCCGTCGTCACGCCCATCCTCGAACGCGGGTCCGAAGGGCCCAACTGGTTCAAGTCCATGGGTGTTCCGCGAGCCGAGGGCGCTCCGCCGACCGTCCCGGCCAGCTACGGCCCGAAGCTCTACGGCATCTCCGGCCACGTCAATCGCCCGGGTGTTTACGAGGACGAACTGGGGCTCAAGGTCTGCGACCTCATCGAGAATCAGGCTCAGGGCATGCGAGGCGGCAAGAAGTTCAAGGCCGCGGTTCCCGGCGGGATCTCCATGGGTATCCTCGGGACCGATCAATACGACGCCGTGCTCGATTTCGACATCGGCAAGAAGTACGCCTGCCTCGGCCTCGGCACCGCGGGCGTCATCGTGATGGACGAGGATACCGACATGGTCGCCGTCCTCCGCAACATCGTGCGCTTCTTCAGCCACGAGTCCTGCGGGCAGTGCACGCCGTGCCGCGAAGGCACCAACTGGATGTACCGCATGCTGACACGCATCGAAGAAGGCGACGGCACGACACGCGACCTCGACCTGCTCCTCGAACTCGCCAGCTCGATGGGCTCGATGCCCGGCACGACCATCTGCGGGCTTGCCGACGGCGCCAACTGGGCGGTCCGCACCATCGTCAACAAGTTCTGGGACGACTTCGCCAGTCGGGTTACCAAGCAGAAGTACGTCAGTCTCGCCGTCGTCGGCTCGGCCTGA
- the nuoE gene encoding NADH-quinone oxidoreductase subunit NuoE, translating to MAWITKNSANEKIDRRAEPYLTESLQEQFESEILVKFPTRQAATLPLLHEMQHRIGWLPKQAIEEIADFLGLEASVVLDTATFYEEFWLEPKGKYVFWVCQSISCELMGEHSVTSKLKDKLGIEVGETTPDGKITLMKVECLGACGTAPVALVNEVLHENLNPENLDDILNELD from the coding sequence ATGGCCTGGATCACCAAAAACTCCGCCAACGAGAAGATCGACCGTAGAGCCGAGCCGTATCTCACCGAATCTCTCCAGGAGCAGTTCGAGAGCGAGATCCTCGTGAAGTTTCCCACGCGTCAGGCCGCCACGCTGCCGCTGCTCCACGAGATGCAGCACCGAATCGGCTGGCTGCCCAAGCAGGCGATCGAAGAGATCGCCGACTTCCTCGGTCTCGAAGCCTCGGTCGTCCTCGACACCGCCACCTTCTACGAGGAGTTCTGGCTCGAACCCAAGGGCAAGTACGTCTTCTGGGTCTGCCAATCCATCTCCTGCGAGTTGATGGGCGAGCACTCCGTAACAAGCAAGCTCAAGGACAAACTCGGCATCGAGGTCGGCGAGACGACACCCGATGGCAAGATCACCTTGATGAAGGTCGAGTGTCTCGGCGCCTGCGGGACCGCCCCGGTCGCACTGGTCAACGAGGTGCTCCACGAGAACCTCAACCCCGAGAACCTCGACGACATCCTCAACGAACTCGACTAA